ACGCGCTTTGGCAAGAGAGAAATACGACTTGCACGACAAGATAAACAAACTGAAATCGGATATTTTACAATTTGAGAACAACCTTGGTTTCTTTGCGAAATCGAAAGGAGCAGACTTGTTGAAGAAAGAAGTGGAAGGTAAAATTGCAGCGGCTCAACGCAAAATTGAAGAGCTGAAAGCGAAGATTAAAATGATCCAGTAATCGATGAATCGTTCCATAAACATTTTACTGATTTTCTTCTCGTTTCCGGCATTTGCATTTATTATTTGCGTCGCATTCGATATTCATTTTTTCAATATCCCGATTGCAGAACTACCGTTTAAATTTCACATTTTTATCGGAATTGCAACGCTTTTGCTGCTGCTGATCATTCGCAGGTCGGTGAGCCGCTGGGTTGGAGTTGGCATGACACGGAAGCCCGAACGATTCTTGTGGAGTACGCCAGTTTCAGAACCCCGTAAAAAGCAGGTTCGTTTATTCCTGATGATGGAAGCATTGCTCGCTCTTTTTGCGATGATTACCGTGTTTTTACTGACGATGGAAGCATGGCCGGTTGCAGTGGTTTATGGAATCATGTTTCTCGACCAAATCCTGTTTCTTGCTATTGCGCAAGGGTGGTTTCGTGTCGGAGTGACGCATAAAGCAGTAGTGGTTGCAGACCGCGAAGTACGCCTGTTGTTCTTTTCCGGTTTGCGCAGGATCGAAACACATCAGCAAACGCTTTATTTCGAATACATTGAGGATTTACAGTTGTTTTTCCCGGTGAATTGCATCCCGGAAGGAAAATACGACGAATTCAGAACTGCTTTGGAGGAGCGTGTGAACCGGGATCGCGTGTTTTTCTCGGAAGGATTTAAAGCGTTGAACTGATTATGGGAGCATTACTGAAAAGACCCATTTTATTCGGACTGTTGATCGGAGTCATGTTACTGGTGCTCTGCATCTTTGTTACAATCCCAATGTATGACGGGATTTTTCATTACGATCACGAACTGGTTCACATTCAAACCGAAGGAAAAGTGGCATTGAGTTATTATTTCGGGAACGGCCTGGAACGGACAAGAGCCAACGGTATCCTGCCAACCAAAATCGAATTAAAACCGATTGGTTATGTCCTGTTTATCCTGATACACGCCGGGTTGCCTGCTTTGGTAGCCATTCGTTTCCGGATGAGCAATGCCCGAAAGAATATCGAAACACCGCCCAATGAGTAAAGATCTGCGCAGCTGGCTTTCTCTTTTCATTTTAGCAGGTATTTGGGGTGCTTCATTCATTTTGATGAAGCGCGGAATGTTCGATGAAACCGGCGGACATATTTTCTCCGATTCACAGGTCGGAGCACTTCGCATGGCAATTGCCGGTTTGGTCATGTTGCCTTTCGGATTGATGAACCTCCGGAAGATTAAACACTGGAAACAAGTCGTTTATTTATTGATCGTAGGAAGCTGCGGAAATTTCTTCCCGGCATTCCTGTTCACCTTCGCAGAAACAAAACTCTCTTCCGGGCTGGCCGGAATGCTGAATAGTTTTACGCCGTTTTTTACCCTGATTTTGGGCTTTTTGTTCTTTAAGCAAAAGATCCGTTTGAAACAGGTGATCGGATTGTTGATCGCGTTTTTCGGAATCTGCATCCTGGTCGGAATCCTGAATAGTGCGCCCGTTGAAATTTCACTCATACATGTAGGCGCAATCCTTTTGGCTACCCTGATGTATGCAACGAGTTTAAATACGATCAAATTCAAACTGAGCGAATTCAAATCGCTCGAAATTGCTTCCCTGTCGTTTACGTTCCTGGCAATACCGGCATGGATTGTTACTTTGAGCCTGAATACTTCACACGTACTTCAAACCAACGAACATGCATTCGAAGCCTTGGGATACATCAGCATCCTGAGCATTTTCGGAACGTGTTTGGCTTTGCTCTTATTCAACCGGATCATTGCGCTGAAGTCACCTATGTTTGCCAGTTCCGTAACCTATATGATCCCGATTGTTGCGGTGATCCTGGGAGTTTTGTTGAACAACGAGAAATTCTATACGTCCCAGTTTGTGGGAATGCTGGTAATAGTCGGCGGAGTTTATCTGGTGAATTCGAAACAAAAGTAGGCACGCGACGCGTCGCGTGCCTACTTTTGTTTACAGATCAAAACTCCAATCGATAGCTCAACACCGGCAATAATGGCGTCTGATACCAATAATTGACCTGGCCGGTTTTTGCCTCAAAATATTGTCCTCCCACATTTTTGCGGTTTGTGGTGTTCTGAATGTCCAGTGCTACAGTGCTTGTCAGTCTTTTGTAGTTGCGTTTCAGGCTCAAGCGAACATCCAATCGGTAATAATCCGGCATTCTTTTGCTGTAGGTCTGCGTCGTTATAAATTTCGTTTCTCCTGCTGCTACGGAAGCATTCAGATCAATAGGCGTATAACGAAAACCACCGACATAAATGGACTTAATGTTGAAGCCAATGGTCCTGTTTTTCCCTTTTTTGTTCAGGTTCCATTCTTTTCCGATCGTCAGGGAAGTTGCGTAGTTGGTGTTGAAACGCGTATCGTACCAGTTCCCGTTGGCAGCTTTGTATTTAGACTCATAGAGCGAAGCTGAGAGCAGGTAATAGAGATTCCTGAACAGGAACCGCTCGTAAGTCAATTCGATGCCGTAATTCCGACCAAGCCCCGAATTTGTCAAAGCTTCGGAAGGGAAACCGTCCGTGGAATTTAAGATCGAATATGTGCTTGTGGGATCTTTACTGATCGGAACATGGAACAAATGCTGGTAATACACTTCTGTTTTGATGTGTTCATGATCGTTGATCACGAAATCGTACCCGAAAACCACATGATGTGCTTTACTGAGTTTTAAATTCCGGTTTGGAAATGTGGTTGTTCCGTTTTCCGTGCGTTCCACAAAGTAAACGCCGATTGGCTGTAACTGGCTGTGTAACCCGTATCCAATGGTTAGATGATGTTTCGGATGGACATCATAACGCAATGATGCTCTCGGTTCCAGTGAACTGCTGTTATTCAGGAATAACTGAAAGTGATGAATGCCGATATTTGCCGTTAACTTATCCGTGATATGCGTGTTCCATTGGAAAAATGTCTGCAACGTTTGAGTATTCCCTTTTTCGTTGATTTGTTCCAGTAAAACAGTCGAATCGCCCATGTCGCTTTGTTTTAAGCGATAACCCAGTTGGTTCAGAATGAATCCTGCGCGGATATTGTTTTTCGGATTGATCTTTTGGGTGTAAGTGCTTGAAAGCGTTAACTTATTCTGCAGGAACCGCTGTTCATATTCCCTGACCAGAGAACTGTAATCATTCTGCAAACGATCTTGTTTATAACCGTTTTCAGTCCCGGAAAATACCAGGGCCGTTTTTAAATAGGATTTATTGCTGAAAAGTTTCGTATTGGTGATTCCAACTGCTCCCGTGTTGCTGTAAAAATTGGTGTTCAGCCGGAGAAAATCATCTTCCTGCCAGCGCAGGGAATCTTTTTCAGCGGTAGTTGTCTGATAGCTTAATCCGCCGAAACCAAAGACTGTAAATTTGCCTGTTTTTTTGGTCGGAAGGTAGAGATTGAAAGACAGGTCCTGGAAATTGGTATTTGCATCGCCGATCGGAATCCCGATTTTCCCGAGGATGTTCAGGGTCGAATAGCGGTAATTAATCAAATAGGATCCCTCGTATCCTTTTTTGAAAGGACCTTCGGTTGCGACGTCTAATCCCAATATTCCGAGCTGCACCGTGTATTCGCGTCGTTCATTATTTCCTTTTCTCAGGCGCAGATCGAACACTCCGGAAAGTGCATTTCCGTATTCCGCGGCAAAAGCCCCGGTGGAAAAGTCGGAATTACTCAGAAGTTGTGCGCTTAGAATGGAGATTCCACCACCGGCTGTTCCAACGTTTGAAAAATGATTCGGATTCGGAATTTCAACACCTTCCATACGCCACAGAAGACCGTTCGGTGAATTTCCACGGATCGAAATGTGATTGTTGCCGTCACCCGCTGTTACCACACCTGCAAAAGAAGTAGCCATTCTCGCCGGATCATTCACTGCTGCTGCAAACTTTTGGGTTTCTTCCACGGAAAATGTTCGTGTACTGACAGTTGACAGTTCGTTTAGTGGTTTGTTTTTATCCGTTTTGGCTGAAACCACCACTTCGTTTATTTTCTGAATGTCTTCTTCCAGGTTGATAGTCAATACCAATTCCTTTCCTGCGTTTACAGTAACGTTTTGCATCGTAAACGGTTTATAGTCGGTAGCTGAAATTTCAATGGACCTGCTCCCTACAGGAACGCGGGACAAGGTGAATTTACCGCTTTTGTCTGTCACTGCATGGATGACGGAATCCAAGCCGGTGATTTTGACAATCGCACCCGGGATAGAGGATTGGGAAATATTGTCGACAACTGTGCCGCGAACCGTTTGTGTTTGGGAAAAGCAGGTGTTGACAATAAAGCATAGCAATCCCGATACGAAGAATTTCGTTACTTTTTTTTGGAGCATGATGTTGATTTTTATATGTTATGATCTGTAGGTACGCGACGCCTCGCGTACCTACAGAGTGGGCATATCATATACCCACGTAATTTATGTTTTGATCAAATATGAATAACTGATCCTGATCCGCTGATGGTGGTGTTAACGACCGGGTTTCCTCTGTAACGGATATCTCCGCTTCCCGAAATGGTAGCCTTCAATTGGTTTGAAGCCCAAACGGAAATATTCCCGGAACCGCTGATCTTAGCATCTGAATGGTTTGCCGTGAGGTTCTGCATGTCAATATTTCCCGACCCGCTGATCGTTGATTTTTGGTTTGTTGCCGTTCCTCCTGAAGCAGATATATTACCCGATCCGCTGATTTTTGCTTCCAGTTCTGCCGAATGAATCGACGACAAGGTGATGTTTCCGGAACCGCTGACGTTCAATTCCAGTGTGGAAGTTGAAATACCGGCTGCCGATTCGATGTTCCCGCTTCCGCTGATGTCCAGTGCATAAAGATCGGGAGAGTGAACAATGATGTTGATTCCATTGTGTTTGCGGATCCATTTGCGGGAATCTATTTCCAATTCTCCCGAACTGATTTCGGTTGTAATAACATCCAACACATTTTGTTGTGCTGAAATCTCCACATAATAAACCGAATCCTGCGTGTAGAATACATGCGCATCGATATCCAGCGAAATTTTATTGAACCCGCTCAAATCCCGGATTTCTGTCACTGTTTGACCTTTTCCTTTAATGGAATTGAATACCTGTTTTTTACAGGAGGAGAATGGTACAGCAAGTAGTAAAATCCCCGGAATGATCCATCTTAAACTTTTCATAAAGACTTTTATTTGTTAGTTGGTTGTATGACAACTCAGGAATGGATTACCCCTATGAACAGAAATTTTTTTCTCCCCTCGAGGGTCTGACCACTCTGACGAGTATCAGGCTCCGTCAAGAGGAGATTAAGAGGGGTGGCACCCTCCTTGGTCCTCCCTCAAGGGAGGAAACATTAGAAGAACCGGATGGCTAGTTTCCCTCCAACCCACAAATGATTGGTAAAACTCCCATTCACGGAAGTGGAAAGCGCTTTTTGGTGCATTCTGCTCCAGATCGGATCGGTTGCTGCAGTATTTTCCGAGGAATACCAGTTGAGTGTCGGCCCCGCAGCAATACTGAAATTTTTTCCAAAACGATACTCAATTCCAAGGAAACTTTTCGTCAGCATATTATAGCTGAAGTTAGCTTTGTCCAAATACAGTTGTTGAGCGGTAAGGTCGATATCCAGGTACCATTTTCGTCCCAACTGAAAGACTGAGCCCAATCCATAGCCGAAAGTCCACAGGGAACGTCCGCCGGCTATCTGCATTCCACCGATAAGGATGTTGTGGAATTTATCGACACCGGTCCGGAAACTGAGTGTTCCCAATAAATTTTCGTCACAGGCAATTTCAACTTTGTGGTAACCCTTTTTTACAAAGCTCAGGAATCCTATTGGAATTCCACCCATTGAATCGGCAATGTTCAGGAAACCAAGCTGCGAACCATGCACTTTCTCCGCTAAATTGACCAGGCCGGAAAGTTGGAATCCATGAATGATGTGTGCTTTATTTACCAATCCGGCTAGTTGAATTCCGGATACGGTATCGCCCTTGTTTGCAATTCCGGCAATCTGACCGCCGTATACGTTTTTGGAATGGTTGTAAATTCCTGCCACCTGAATTCCTTTTGTATAGGAAGTATTCAAGTTAGCGATTCCACCGATCTGAACGGCTTTCACCGTATCTTTTACGAGGTTGGCAATTCCGGCCACCTGAACATGTTTGACTTTTCCACCGTCTAAATTGATTAATCCCGCTACCTGGACACCGCTTACGTCTTTCGCAACCGTATTCACCAGACCTGCCAGTTGAACTCCGGATGAGGTTCCGGAAACCAGGTTCGTCAAACCAGCAATCTGTACATATCTGACATTTCCGTAATCGAAATTGACCAGGCCTCCAAGCTCAAAAACGTCAATTCCTTTGGATGAACCAACCAGGAGATTGAACGAAAATTTATTCACGGTATTCACGGATAGCAAGCGGTTGGTGCTGATTGGCGGAAACAACGAAAACGACACATTGGTAAACAAGGTGTCAGAGATATTTCGCAGGTTTGCACTGCGTTCTTTGAACCGTTTCCAAAACGGATTGATGAAAGGGAGGGTGTCTGAAACCGGGAAGTGTGACGGTTTCACCGAATCGATAGAAACGGTGATGCGTACGGAATCCATTGATACGCTTACGGGCGCTGATTTGGGTTGGAGATAAATGACCAGTGTATTTTGCTGTTTGGAGAAAATAACCACTGTTGTGTCCCTGAAGTCTTCCTTTGCCACGGAAATGGAAAGTACATCCGTGGTTTTGGGAAACGACAGGTTGAAATAGCCGTATTCATTGGTTACAGCGGATTGTTTGCTTTGTTTGATATAAACACTGGATTCAACGACTTCGGAAGAATCTTCAGCGTTGAGGATATACCCGTTCAGAATCAGGTTGGAGTTGCTCGCAGAAGAATGTTCGGCCTTTGATTTCGCTGCGGACTTGTAATTGACGATTACGTATTTTCCTTTCAATTTATACGAAAATCTTCCGTTGTTGAAAAGTGTATTCAACACGATGCGCAACGGCTGTTTGTCAAACCGGGCTGATACGCGTTGTTGATCATCAAAACCTGTATAGGAGAAAACAACCCCGGTTTGATTGGAAATTTGCCGGAATAATTCTTCATAGGTATAATTTCCGGAGCGGATCGTAACGTCTTTCTCCAGGTAGGGTGTTTGTGCATTCGAACGGAAAACCACCGTGCAGCAAAGGAATAGAATACCTAAAAAACGGATCATTGTATGCATGCCAGTCCTTTAATCACATATTCGTTGTTCTTTTCTTTGAGAATGGTCACTTCGAGTGTTTGAGAAATCACCATGAGAACAGTATCCAGTTCTTCATTCAAAAACTCGGTGGTGATCCGGCAATTTTTTAGTGCAGGATTGTCAATACGGATGTTCACTTTGTAGGTCTTGTTGAGAAGAGTTACCACGTCCTCCAGGCGCTGATTGTCGAGCAGAATTGTTTTATACTGCTTTTTCAGGTTCTCTGCCAGTACGTCCAGTTTCAGATCGCCGCTCGAAATCACGTAGTGTGCACTTTCATTGGCATGAAGGGTGAGTTGCATGCCCTTGTTGTCGTAGATCACTACAATTCCTTCGTCCACACGCACATAAATCGTATCGTCGGCAGTTTTGACATCGAATTTCGTCCCGAGATCTTTGATGTGAATTGGCCCTGCGTCAATAATAAATGGTAGTTTTTTGCTGTGTTTTACCGAGAAATAACCGGAACCTTTCAGCTTTAATGAACGGTTTTGTGTTCCATAGCCCGCGGATAATTCCACGCTTGAGTGTGTTGCCAAACGGATGTCAGTACCGTCCTCCAGGACGATGTTCTTTTTGGTTGTTCCGGCTGCGAAAACAGTATTTTCTCCGTTTGAATGCATGAAATAGAACACTGTACCAAAAGAAATGATGAGGATCGCAGCGACGGAGGAAATCCATGCGACCGAAAGTTTAAGCACCGGAGCCTGGTTCAGTTGGGGATGAATGATGTTCCAGGCATTATCTGTCGAAACAATTTTTTCCGTCAACCCGAAAGCCTTTGCGCTTCGATCAAAATAAATTTGATTTTCCGGCGCTTCGGAAATCCAGTCTTCCAGGAACATAGCTTCTTCCGGGCTTGCTTCTCCGCTGAGGAATTTGCCGATCAGCGCATCCATGTCGTGTGATGTTTTCATAGTGTTTGAATGAAAAAAAGGATGAGTAACGGCAAATAGTCTTTCAACTCTTCACGCACAATTTTGAGGGCTTTCCCCATTTGATTTTCAACGGTTTTCACAGATAAACCCAATTGATCTGCAATTTCCTGGTAACGAAGCTGTTCAAAACGGCTCATTTTGAAAATCCGCCCGCATTGTTCGGGCATCGTTTCGATTGCCATCCCGATCCGTTCATTGAGTTCATTCAACTGAACAGTATCGGAAGAATCTGCAAAAGCAGTGGTTGCTTTGAGTTCATCTGCATACGTATTCCGCACTTTCAAATGCTTGATCTTATTCAAACAGGCATTCTGAACCGACTTGTATAAAACCGCCCGGATCGAAGTATGAATATCAAGTTGTACCCGTTTTTCCCACAAAGAAACAAATACTTGCTGTACAATGTCCTCTGCTTCGTCTGAATCTTTCAGAAACGTGTTGCCATAGCGGACCAGCGGTTTATAATAATCGCGAAATACCATTTCAAATGTGTTTAAATCTCCTGTCACAACTTGTGTTATCACTTGTTTTTCTTCCACCCGCATGTGTATTTCACCGGGGTAAAGTTATCATCTTTTGGTTTATGACAACTGAGAATGATTTTACCCCTAAGTGGGGTGAAGATTTTAGGCTGTTTTCTTACGGAACCACTTTCCAGCGTCGATGTAGAACAAACCTTTCACGGAGAAAGAATTCAAATACGGGTTGTCGAACAGGTTGTTGAAGGTTTTGAAATACCCGTAGTCCAGTCCGTTTTTGGAAGCGTAGATGTTGTATTTCCAGACGAAGCGGATTTCACTTCCCGGATAAACGACCCAGCGCAGGTCAAAATCAACGGTAAACGCATTGAAACTGGTGTTGTGGTAACTGTGACCTGCCGAATCAACTCCGGAATAGGAAGAAGCCTGATAACTTCCGTCGTCCAGCAATTCCATGAAGGATTTGTAGGAAACTTCCTGCCAGTAATGGTTGAAGCGCAGTTTTAAACTGAATGTTTTGGTGAAGTTGTAATCCAGTGCAATGGAGTTGGTGACAATCCAGCGTTCGCGGTTTCCTAAGGTAATCTGATCGGTGTAGTTGGTATCTGTAACGCGAACGAACCCAAAGTTGTTGAAATAGCGGTTGACAGTTGAGCTCAGAACCGTAAATACTTTCGGCGCGATACGGATGCGCGGACTGATATTCAGATCAAGGTTCGACATACCTTTCCTGTCAAACACGCGGTGATAGGCATAATAATCCAGCGCAAAGCGTTTGGAATAATCGCTGGAATAAAAACCTCCGTACTGGAAGGAAGCCGGGAAATGAACCGGGATTCCGAAGGTGCGCGATTCGAAAAAGTCGTGTTCACCCAAAGGATAAACATTCAGGGAGATTCCTGCTGAAAGGAATTTTTTGGTGGTAACGATGTATTCGCTATTGATGGACCAATAACCGAATTTGGTTGGTTTGTATAAGTATTCAACCGTGTTTTCAGCCGAGAAATTCCTGCGCAAAAGCCGTTTGGTAGCTTCGTAACCTGTCCAGCGGTAACGCCCGTAAAACCCGAAGAAATTGTTCCGCGCCAAAAAGCCCAATTCTGTGGGATTGTAGTTGTCGTCGCAATCGTAGTAATCGATATTGAACTGGTTGACTCCTTTTACCTTTTGAAAGCTGATCGAAGAAGAACGGCCTGCAATCGCTTTATTTCCGGAAGAATTGATTGAAACCTGCGTATTAGCCGAAATACCGTAAACCCTGTTTTTGTTGAAAACCAGTCCCTGTAAGGTCGTTACATTGGAAAGGACATTGATTTCCGGCCGGATGACGTTGGTGTTCAGAAGTGAAATATTGGCGTTATTTTTTAAGTTTTGAGATAGAACGAACACGTTGTAATTCGATACGGGATGTGCCAGGATTTTGTGATCGGTTCCTGTTGAGTCCCGGTAATTCAGGTAAGACCGGTTTTCAATTGCATTAAACACACCGATTCCCAATCCGCCTTTGGTTCGACCGGAAATCTTCAGCGCATTGATTAATTGAGCTCTGTCGGGGATCGTGTTGATTGTATTGTTCGGGTCTTTCGCTGCGGAGTCAATGGCCTGTTGCTTCAGGTAAGTTTCCGCACCGATCCTGCGCGAGTAGAATAAATCACCGATTCCGAACAAATCCATTCCTTCCAGGAAAAAAGGCCGGTTTTCGGGATAGCGCACTTCAAAAGGAGAAAGGTTCAATACCAAACGGTCCGAAACGGTTTGCCCGAAATCCGGGACCAACGTAGCGTCGAGGGTGAAAGATTCGCTTAGTCCGACTTTCATATCCATCCCGAACCGCGGCCGGAATCCCCAGTTTTGTGATTGGGAGTTTTCATCGTAACTGTCTTCGAGATACATGGTAGAGTAGGGAGAAAAAGAAAGCCGCAGCGGAGTTCCCAGGTTTTCGATTCCCTTGATATAACCGCTCTGGGCAATTTCGCCGTATTGCTGCGGATCTACGAACGACCAATGCGAAGTTTCCCGGTTGCGGCGTATGTTTCGTACGTAATTGATGCGCCAGTTTTGGACAGTCTCTTTCGGGAAACGCAATTGTGTCAGCGGAATGCGAATCTCGATGCTCCATCCTTCGGCGATTCGCTTCACTTTACTTCTCCAAACGGCGTTCCAGGAGTAATCTTCATTCGTTTGATTGATAATGGCGTCCAATTCCGTTCCGGCGGCGGTAACGTAAAATCCAAAAGCATTTTGCCCGGCGCCATAAGGATCAATTAACACGCCAAACCAATCGGCATTCCCGTAATCGTCCCGTTCCGACAAAAAAGCAATGATGGAATCCGGCCGGTGATCGGCCAATTTTGCCCCGATGTAAATGTATTGATCGTCGTAAAGGAATTTGACTTCGCTTTTGTAGGCACTGGGTGCTCCCGGATTCGGGTAATTGTTGGTGAAATCCCCGGCAGTTTCCGCTTCATCCCAGGCCACTTCCAACAACATTCCGTCCAAAGTAATGGCCTTATTCGTACGCTTTCCCGAAACGGTTTTTTGTGCCGGAAGAACATAAGAAATCAGAATAAAAGTTAGAAGTATACAGTAGCGCAATTTCACCCGGTAAAATTCGTTATTTTTGATCATATAAACTCACAGATATGTCAGGAATAGTCTTTCTAAAACGTTTTACCCTGGTTTTACTTCTTGTAAGTGCCGTTTCTTCCTGTGGGTTGAAATATGTTCCCGGACCAAGTCTGGAGGATTTGGCAAGGAACCGGAAAGAAAGCCTGGAACAGCAATTGGCGCACGATTTTGGGGCTGTGAATAAAAGATATGTGAGTCTTACTTACGGTGAAACGGTCGTTGTGAAGCCACAGTCTTATCAGCGCCTGGATTCCCTGTTTGAAGAGAAATACCGCTTGAGCAAACTCGGGCTATCTTCCAAAGACATTGATCCGTTGATCGAAAACCAGAAAATGGCTTTGCTGGCTGATACTACCGAGGTGTTGTATATGGAAACGCACTGGTTCGAACTGATTAAGGATACAACCTGTGAATTTATCGTTGCGCAATGCTTTTTGAACAATAAGAATGTACTGCGCAAAATGGAGTACGTGGATGAATTCCAAACGGGGAAATCAAACCAGGTTTGGGCGGAAAAATACATGAAAGAAGATTGGCTGACGCGCAATATGGACGGATACACTACTAACGACGACCTGGCTTTTTATGCCATGATGAAAAACAGGGAATTCAATCTGCAGGGCGATGAGAAAAACCGGTTCCTGGAGAATGTCTTCCTGGTAATGCGTTTCGCGAGTGAAAACCAAAGTACGGCAGCACAGGGAATTGCATTGAAACTGGCTGCACGCCAAATGAAAAACGAAATTCCTGGTTTCAAATCAGGAGATTATGTGTTTTCCTTTAAAAAGGACGTTGATCCGGTTTCAAAAGAAACGGTTTACGTAGTGGAAGCTGCTTCCGAAGTGGATAAAAAGGTATTGGTAACGCGACGTTACGATCAGTATTATATGCCGTTGAATTAATGGATAATTGAAAATTGTAAAATTGAAAAGGGGAATTTTCCTGTTTTGAATGGATACGAGTTTATTAAAACTTTTTCCAGTTTCAATATCCATTTTCAAATAGTTAGCTGGACACAAAAAGGCTCAATTGGCTCGTCTTTGTATAAATAGCGCTGAAGCCTCTGGGATAAAAGCGCTTTGTGATGAGATTTCCCAGGAGTTCCTCTTGATTGATAAGTGTATTCCTGTTTACCGATCCTGAATTTCCAGCCGTTCTCTTCCCGGATAAATGAGATTTCCTGTTTGTCCAATTGCACTTTATTCCCGGATTTCAAAACAAGCGATTTGCCCAGGTTCAGCCCTGAATCGCGGACCGCGTTTTTGAGTGTTTGGAGGATTTGCTTGTTTTTGGGAGTGTTTTCTGCAAAAGTGATCAGCATTCCTTTGTACTGGATCATTCCGCAAAACGCTTTCCCTGAAAAGACCTGAAGCTGGTTTTGTTCGAATTTCACTTCGCGTTTCCAGGAAATGAGCAGCAGACAAACAGCTAATCCGGTTAGGGCAATTTTGGAAAAGAGTTGTTTGATCAGCAACTTGTGAAAGCAAAATCCGATCAATCCGCCAACAACCAGGAACTGGATGAAATTCAGTTCAAATCCGCCGGAAACGCCTCCCGGAATTTCGTCCACGTATTGGATGCCGATTACCAGGGCCTGAAGGGAAAGAACCGTCAGGAAAATAACGAGCGTATTCAAATAAGGAATCCACGCCGTAAAAATCAGGATGATCAAAAAGAGCAAAACGACGAACCCGAGCAGCATCACAACGATGTTGGAGAGCAGAAAGTAATTGGGGA
The window above is part of the Fluviicola sp. genome. Proteins encoded here:
- a CDS encoding DUF5916 domain-containing protein; the encoded protein is MIKNNEFYRVKLRYCILLTFILISYVLPAQKTVSGKRTNKAITLDGMLLEVAWDEAETAGDFTNNYPNPGAPSAYKSEVKFLYDDQYIYIGAKLADHRPDSIIAFLSERDDYGNADWFGVLIDPYGAGQNAFGFYVTAAGTELDAIINQTNEDYSWNAVWRSKVKRIAEGWSIEIRIPLTQLRFPKETVQNWRINYVRNIRRNRETSHWSFVDPQQYGEIAQSGYIKGIENLGTPLRLSFSPYSTMYLEDSYDENSQSQNWGFRPRFGMDMKVGLSESFTLDATLVPDFGQTVSDRLVLNLSPFEVRYPENRPFFLEGMDLFGIGDLFYSRRIGAETYLKQQAIDSAAKDPNNTINTIPDRAQLINALKISGRTKGGLGIGVFNAIENRSYLNYRDSTGTDHKILAHPVSNYNVFVLSQNLKNNANISLLNTNVIRPEINVLSNVTTLQGLVFNKNRVYGISANTQVSINSSGNKAIAGRSSSISFQKVKGVNQFNIDYYDCDDNYNPTELGFLARNNFFGFYGRYRWTGYEATKRLLRRNFSAENTVEYLYKPTKFGYWSINSEYIVTTKKFLSAGISLNVYPLGEHDFFESRTFGIPVHFPASFQYGGFYSSDYSKRFALDYYAYHRVFDRKGMSNLDLNISPRIRIAPKVFTVLSSTVNRYFNNFGFVRVTDTNYTDQITLGNRERWIVTNSIALDYNFTKTFSLKLRFNHYWQEVSYKSFMELLDDGSYQASSYSGVDSAGHSYHNTSFNAFTVDFDLRWVVYPGSEIRFVWKYNIYASKNGLDYGYFKTFNNLFDNPYLNSFSVKGLFYIDAGKWFRKKTA